In Raphanus sativus cultivar WK10039 unplaced genomic scaffold, ASM80110v3 Scaffold0546, whole genome shotgun sequence, the genomic stretch TGCCACACTAACGAAGAAGAAAGATAACAGTCTGCTTCAATTACAAAGCAATAACGACATGAAGAAAGCTACTACGTCACTAGAATCTAGAGAAAAAAAGCAAACACATACACGAACGAACGAATCTGAGTTTCGAATTAAGCTCAAGGAGAATTTAAACTCTGACCGATTCCAAATCAGGGGAAAGCTTAATGATTCCGAGCTCAATAAAATTCAAGGCATTGATGAAAAGATAAATCCTCACAATCTGGATCAGGAATGagctaaaagaaaaaaaggtcaCAGATTCGAATCTCGCATAGAAGATGAAAttaggaagagagagagacctaCGAGTAGGAGGGAGAGAAATGGGGCGTGGTTGGATCTGATCGGAACTTGGGAGCTGCTGTAGCTAAGCTTTGTGTGTTTTCAActtttgattgattgattttttgTTGAGACGCAACCGACGACGATGGTTGTTGGAGTTTGATGCAATTTTACGGAAACAATTACCGCTGCTCCGACTCTGTTATGACAATGCAACTTGCGTTACCTTTGCTGACAATATACTATTGTTGTGATAAgaaactttataatatatatttttataaatttaatggaCTTCTAAAAGTATTATTCGTCTTTTAGTAATATATACagtaatagttttataaattaataatattaacacTATGGTaacttattaatttataaaattattaatttacaaaactttttttagattttaccATAGATAAATTAATcagatttataaaaaacaatcttataatattttattatattatttggtgtatataaaatatgtttcataTAACTTAAgtattgttttaaatataaatttactaaaatactatcaaaatatattgaatttaaaaaaaactgagatgaattatattctaaatataaaaaaaaaatagtataattttttgtttatatttacataaactgtatatatataaattactaatttatgattttaatggaactatatattttgtatatgatTTTCTAAACTGTTATAAACTTGTTATCTTATcgattcatattatattttaaaccgATCTAATTAggactaaaatttattaatttatcgaatattaatttacaGACATTATACGGTATAAACAATTTTAGCTTAGTCttctttggatttttatttttgttcttttgagGTTTTTTATTCTGTTTGGAGTTttcatacaaaacaaaatttatcagTTTAATTAGTGTGGCAAAGCATATAATTATAGGTTGCttaatggtttggtttcaggTCGTTTTGAGTAACAAACATTACAAGCAAAATATTAATTGCTTTCTGCCGTACAATCAGTATTGATTTTAGTTAAATTGTCATTCTTCTGTCTAGCTAGTAGTATGAttggattatatttttttaaaattaacattatCTGGGGAAAGTCCCAAAACCGTGTCATGGTAATATCCACATATTTACTGTTATTGAAGCCTTGAAGGTTGCTGAAAAACAATTCATTTGTACTATGATCATTTTTTTCTACGATAATTAATGACACGCGATAATAAGTCGTTCCCATATGTATATGTATGCGAATGAGAGAGATCCATTATTTTGGTTGATTTGATACTTGCTAGTCGTAGAAATTTACCGCTGAGATATTTTCTTATTCATTGTATTTCTCAAAACGGGTCGTTGTCTTTGATGTCTAATCTAATCAAATACCCACAGGCCCATAAAATCAATCCCCACAAGCCCACCACATTGAGAAGATATTTTCGAATAACGCGCGCAAAGTTAAAGCCACACATTATTATTTCCTCATCCTTTTGTCTCTCTGCCTTTTCACTCAGCTCATCCCTCTCCCCCAAAGATCGAAGTAACCAGAGATAGAGAGATATGGAGCTCGATTCCATCACCGCTAGGCGCAGACTCGCTACCGTCGCTGCTCACTTCCCCTCAGTAACCAACGATCCCATCTCTGCGGCGTCTCTCGTCCCCTTGGTAAGAATCTAAATTTTTTCTAGATTTGCTTATCCTAGGGCTTTTAGCTTTGTGGACCCGTGAGGTGATTTTATCTGATCTGTGATCGGATGTAGAAAGATCTCGATTCTCGCTGTGAATATTTTCTCCGGATGTAGTAGTAGAACGATCTCGAGCCAACAACCACTCCCTTGCTGATTATGATTTTCTTTGATCTGCCTCAGATAGTTTGCTTTCGCTTCTTTCgttttttgatttataaattctctttttgtttgtcaTGCCTCAGAATTGTAGTAGCAGTTTGAACTCTGTCATCAGAAGCTGTGACAATAAAATCGCTTTTGCTCGGCAAGCATCTTCTGAACAAGGCTTCTTTATGAGGCAGGCTTCCACTGACCAGGTACCCCCAACTTCCCTTCTTATCTTGTGATTATAGTCAGCCGTCGCAGAGTCATGCCTGTGAAGCTGAGATGCACAAATAGTTTTGGTTCACTCGTTTCTCTTGTCTTGGTTCAGTTTACACCTCAGACTGGCGCCATCACTTTGAAGAACTCTGTCGTTAGAAGAGGTGACAGCAGGCTCTATTTTGCTCGGCAAGCATCTTCTGCACAGGGTCTTTTCATGAGGCAGGCTTCCACTGACGAGGTACCATGGAAACTCACTGTCTGGTGATTGAAATTTCAAAATGATCCTATACTTTCTATgataagaaatttaattttgcagGGGACCATACCACAGGACGCTGCATCTACCAAGACGAATGGATTCCCTTCTTCTACAGAACAACCTTTGATTTCCAGACCTGAGTACGCCTCGCCACATTTTTCCAAGGCCGCTGCAAAAGAAAACTTCTTTGTTTTGTCTGATTTGCTAAACCAGCCAAAGGAAAACTTGGAAAAGCCATATAACCCTGACCCAGGTACGCATACAACTAAGCATAGGATACACTACTTTTTATCCTATAATCTGATACATTTTCTGTAGAACTCAATATTTTCTTATACTGCAAACACAATTGTTATATCTTATAACTAGTAAAAGTGTTTTGACATCGACCTGAATCTACTACAGCCAAAAATACAGACTCTAGCAACCCTACTTCAACCAAACACATTTTCCATCGAAAAACATGGGAACTAATACAAGTTTGCTTTCTTTTTGCAGGGACTGTTTGGTCTCCTAGTTCGAATGTTGCAGAATATGAGCATAACTATGTCGTGGCAGTAGAGCTACCAGGGGCCAGTATCAATGCTATAAGAGTGGAGGTCGACAACATAAAGTAACTAAAACTCATCCTCACACATCTTTTCAATTTGTTCCcattacacacacacacacacacacacacttgtATGCATTAGGTAACAAATCGTGCTACCACTGCAGCTTGACTGTGACAGGGAGACGCACAGCTGTCTGTCAAAAAGCTGATGCAGGCACCAAAGGTTCAATCTGTGGGTATCACAAGCAAGAAATACTACAAGGACCTTTCAAAGTTTCCTGGCCACTACCCAGCAACGTGAACAAGGATAACGTTTCTGCTGAATTTATGTAAGTAGAAACTGAAACTGTACTTCTCTACAACCCAGCATTATGACTAGCTGTTTTAGCTAGTACACACCTCAAAAAGTAGTGCTTACAGATTCCAGTTTTAGTTCTTAGTACAAGGTTACTAGCTTATATAAAGTTATCTAGAACTTGTCTAGTTTCATAGAGAGCACTAATACCAATTATATAATTGCATGTGGAGCAGGGATGGGCTTCTGAGAATAGTGATTCCAAAGCTTTGAGGGATCATTATACGTAAACGGTAAACAATATGTGTATAAAATAATGTTGTTTGTgtggatgaagagaaagaaaagcaaaaacTGATGAGTGATATGTAAAATAGTATGGTGTTTATATATACAGACTGCAGACAGGCATGCTCAGTTAATAGAGTCAGCCATGTAAACAATCCATAAgtttgtaaaaaagaaaaataacgtttttgatattaatacaaaaagccagaaaaatgaaaaatctcaATTCTATGATATGTATCTAGTAGTCCTAAAGCTGGAAAATTTGAATCTAGCATTATTGTCGTAGATAGCGGCATGTTGTTCCTGACCAACACTACAACGACATTGTATTTGTAGTTTCTTTAACTGCATAAGCGTTGAAGTATGACAAATTGTCAATACAAGATAACCTCTGGCGCTTCGGTGTTTTGCATGACTAATCCCGACCACAGAGATAAAGCTTTGACTAGAGAAAATTTGATCAGTCATTATTGTGTACTTTGGATGCTATGTCGGCAAAGATGTTATTAGACACTATCCAAACTCAATacgttttctttctttctttgggatTTTGCCTTGTTGCGAAATGATGCATGGGGCCTTCCTTGTGCTACTAAAACTCTCTTCTTTTTGGTTAATTATACATGTTCTTGACTTctagaataaaaattatatctctGAGATGCATATTGTTCTTAACCTTTTATATAATTCAGTTCAATTTTACAAGATACTTTGTGTTTACTTAGAGATTAGATGGAAACAATAGATTTTCAGTCTtgaatatttttgtaatgatggcaacaaaatataatttttattctaaaaatatatatatatatattgtaattgtTTCTATTTTATGCAAAATGAAACCAGCCACTTACAGGAAGACACGTAAGAAGTTGGGAAACCACAtctatttttcttcaaaaaaattcCAAGTCTTACTAGTTCTCTTCTGAAACCGAACACAATAATCGTCTTTCAcattagcttcttcttcttcgtctgtCGAATATCCACAGGTATGATTCTCTTCACTCATCTCCAGTAATCTCAAGCAGCTCTCTTCGGCTGTCTTTGCTCTGACTCTGTGTACTATAGCTAGTCCAATCTTGTCGATTCGagtttttctctctcttaatTAACTTGTCAGAATTTTCTATCGAGTTTGGAGGGATATTGTGTGACACTTAATTAGTGTCTATTCTGATAGATTTTTATATCTGTTTCTATGCATCGCTAATGGTTACTCCATGTTGATTATACTGTTACTATAAACTTGCATGTTCAATTCAATCTGTTCTTCTTCCTTTGGATCTCGTGTTGTTTTTTCACTCCTTAGCTTGTAATCGTGTCTTAAACTGTTTTCACTGTTCTTATTGTTGAATTGATGTATAGTTTCAGATGGCTTCTTCATCGGCTTGTCTTCTCGGGAGCGGACTATCAACTAAACAAAGGTCTAAACAGTTTAGAATCTCCTCAACGTCTGCTTCAGTTAACAGGACATCAAAAGTTACTGTTGTGAAGGCTACTTTGGATGTGAACAAACACCAAGCAAGAAGAGGTTTCTTTAAGCTTTTACTCGGAAACGCAGCAGCTGCTGGAGTGAGTTTGCTTGGAACTGAGAAAGCAAATGCAGCAGATGAACAAGAGGTTTCTTCGTCTAGGATGTCTTATTCTAGGTTCCTCGAGTATTTAGACAAAGGGAGAGTTAACAAAGTAGATTTGTATGAGAATGGGACTATAGCCATTGTAGAAGCTGTTTCTCCTGAGCTTGGTAATAGGATCCAGCGTGTACGCGTGCAGCTACCGGGGTTGAGTCAGGAGCTTCTCCAGAAGCTGAGGGCGAAGAATATCGATTTCGCAGCGCATAGTGATCAGGAAGACCAAGGCTCTCCTCCGTTGCTCAACTTGATTGGGAACCTCGCTTTCCCTGTGATTCTCATTGGTGGTTTGTTCCTTCTCTCGAGACGGTCTTCCGGTGGAATGGGCGGTGGTCCTGGTGGTGGTCCAGGCTTCCCGCTTCAGATCGGTCAGTCCAAAGCCAAGTTCCAGATGGAGCCAAACACTGGTGTGACTTTCGACGACGTTGCTGGAGTTGATGAAGCCAAGCAGGATTTCATGGAAGTGGTGGAGTTTCTGAAGAAGCCTGAGAGGTTCACTGCGGTTGGTGCTCGGATCCCGAAAGGTGTCCTCCTCGTTGGTCCTCCTGGTACTGGTAAAACTCTGTTAGCAAAGGCCATTGCTGGTGAAGCTGGTGTGcctttcttctccatctctgGTTCTGAGTttgttgagatgtttgtgggTGTTGGTGCTTCGAGGGTCCGTGATCTTTTCAAAAAGGCCAAGGAGAATGCTCCGTGCATTGTCTTCGTGGACGAGATAGATGCTGTTGGTAGGCAGAGAGGGACTGGGATCGGTGGAGGGAATGATGAGAGAGAGCAGACGCTTAATCAGCTCTTGACTGAGATGGATGGGTTTGAGGGTAACACTGGTGTTATTGTGGTTGCTGCAACCAACAGAGCTGATATTCTTGACTCCGCGTTGCTGAGACCGGGGCGGTTTGACCGGCAGGTGTCTGTTGACGTTCCTGACGTCAAGGGGAGAACAGATATACTCAAGGTTCACTCAGGGAACAAGAAGTTTGAGAATGGTGTTTCGCTTGAAGTAATAGCTATGAGAACGCCTGGATTTAGCGGAGCTGATCTTGCAAACCTCTTGAACGAGGCGGCTATATTGGCTGGACGACGTGGAAAGACGGCGATATCATCGAAAGAGATTGATGACTCTATTGATAGAATTGTAGCTGGGATGGAAGGAACTGTCATGACAGATGG encodes the following:
- the LOC108820592 gene encoding ATP-dependent zinc metalloprotease FTSH 8, chloroplastic — protein: MASSSACLLGSGLSTKQRSKQFRISSTSASVNRTSKVTVVKATLDVNKHQARRGFFKLLLGNAAAAGVSLLGTEKANAADEQEVSSSRMSYSRFLEYLDKGRVNKVDLYENGTIAIVEAVSPELGNRIQRVRVQLPGLSQELLQKLRAKNIDFAAHSDQEDQGSPPLLNLIGNLAFPVILIGGLFLLSRRSSGGMGGGPGGGPGFPLQIGQSKAKFQMEPNTGVTFDDVAGVDEAKQDFMEVVEFLKKPERFTAVGARIPKGVLLVGPPGTGKTLLAKAIAGEAGVPFFSISGSEFVEMFVGVGASRVRDLFKKAKENAPCIVFVDEIDAVGRQRGTGIGGGNDEREQTLNQLLTEMDGFEGNTGVIVVAATNRADILDSALLRPGRFDRQVSVDVPDVKGRTDILKVHSGNKKFENGVSLEVIAMRTPGFSGADLANLLNEAAILAGRRGKTAISSKEIDDSIDRIVAGMEGTVMTDGKSKSLVAYHEVGHAVCGTLTPGHDAVQKVTLIPRGQARGLTWFIPSDDPTLISKQQLFARIVGGLGGRAAEEVIFGEAEVTTGAVGDLQQITGLAKQMVTTYGMSEIGPWSLMDSSAQSDVIMRMMARNSMSEKLANDIDSAVKALSDKAYEIALGHIRNNREA
- the LOC130502420 gene encoding uncharacterized protein LOC130502420 codes for the protein MELDSITARRRLATVAAHFPSVTNDPISAASLVPLNCSSSLNSVIRSCDNKIAFARQASSEQGFFMRQASTDQFTPQTGAITLKNSVVRRGDSRLYFARQASSAQGLFMRQASTDEGTIPQDAASTKTNGFPSSTEQPLISRPEYASPHFSKAAAKENFFVLSDLLNQPKENLEKPYNPDPGTVWSPSSNVAEYEHNYVVAVELPGASINAIRVEVDNINLTVTGRRTAVCQKADAGTKGSICGYHKQEILQGPFKVSWPLPSNVNKDNVSAEFMDGLLRIVIPKL